Proteins encoded by one window of Trueperaceae bacterium:
- a CDS encoding GspH/FimT family pseudopilin — protein MTSRSAIGLSLAEVLVALAVLGLLASLGVAAARPSPEGRAASALRSLLLQARAEALWSGSPVAVVELPGGGGFAALRSRLGEPGCEAGETLAAVRLRDFPRVAVVQGLWSGGLYWLPTGSGRDCTGGGVVSGTVVLRGPRGTASVVVSSLGRVRVEAGP, from the coding sequence ATGACGAGCCGCAGCGCCATCGGGCTCTCCCTGGCCGAGGTCCTCGTCGCCCTCGCCGTCCTCGGCCTCCTCGCCTCCTTGGGCGTCGCGGCGGCGCGTCCCTCGCCGGAAGGCCGGGCGGCTAGCGCGCTGCGGTCGCTGCTCCTGCAGGCGCGGGCCGAGGCGCTGTGGAGCGGTTCACCGGTGGCCGTCGTCGAGCTCCCGGGCGGCGGCGGCTTCGCCGCGCTGCGGTCCCGGCTGGGCGAGCCCGGATGCGAGGCTGGCGAGACGCTCGCCGCGGTGAGGCTGCGCGACTTCCCGCGGGTCGCGGTCGTCCAGGGTCTGTGGTCGGGCGGGCTGTACTGGCTGCCCACTGGTTCGGGTCGCGACTGCACGGGCGGCGGCGTGGTGAGCGGCACGGTCGTCCTGAGGGGACCGCGCGGCACCGCCTCGGTCGTCGTCTCCAGCCTGGGGCGCGTGCGCGTGGAGGCGGGACCGTGA
- the lepA gene encoding translation elongation factor 4 — translation MEHQIRNFSIIAHVDHGKSTLADRILELTESVPPRERRDQMLDTLELERERGITIKATPTRVFYTADDGKTYLFNLIDTPGHVDFSYEVSRALRACEGVLLVVDASQGVEAQTIQNAYLAIDNGLEVLPVINKIDLPAADVERAKSELEEVVGIPADHAVPVSAKTGENVKAVLEGIVAHLPPPRGDEDGPLRALIFDAVYDAYQGVIAFIRVFDGSIRKGDEVMVMSTGKVFEVDNVGVFSPQPTVGDALGVGHVGWFTAGIKDIADTQIGDTVTSADRPTSAPVPGFKPATPVVFSGLYPTDNDDYPRLREALEKLRLNDAAFSFEPETSEALGFGFRCGFLGLLHADIVQARLEREFDLALIATAPAVVYRVKTTDGKEVEVQNPAELPSPDRTVEIAEPWVDLSVFLPEEYVGAAMGLLQEKRGEMRDMVYHGRRVELRYAVPFGEILYDFHDRLKSLSRGYASMDYRFTDYRPGDLVKLDVLVNEERVDALSVIVHRDKAYEVGRRVVDRMAEVIPRQMFAIPVQAAIGGKIVARATVKPFRKDVLAKCYGGDITRKKKLLEKQKKGKARMKQLGTVEVPQEAFLAVLGAEE, via the coding sequence ATGGAGCACCAGATCCGGAACTTCTCCATCATCGCGCACGTGGACCACGGCAAGTCGACGCTCGCCGACCGGATCCTCGAGCTGACCGAGAGCGTGCCGCCGCGCGAGCGCCGCGACCAGATGCTCGACACCCTCGAGCTGGAGCGCGAGCGCGGGATCACGATCAAGGCCACGCCGACGCGGGTCTTCTACACCGCCGACGACGGCAAGACCTACCTCTTCAACCTCATCGACACGCCCGGGCACGTCGACTTCAGCTACGAGGTCTCGCGCGCCCTGCGCGCCTGCGAGGGCGTGCTGCTCGTCGTCGACGCCTCCCAGGGCGTCGAGGCCCAGACGATACAGAACGCCTACCTGGCCATCGACAACGGCCTCGAGGTCCTGCCCGTCATCAACAAGATCGACCTCCCCGCCGCCGACGTCGAGCGCGCCAAGTCCGAGCTGGAGGAGGTCGTCGGCATACCGGCCGACCACGCGGTGCCGGTGTCGGCCAAGACGGGGGAGAACGTCAAGGCCGTCCTCGAGGGCATCGTCGCGCACCTGCCGCCGCCGCGCGGCGACGAGGACGGCCCGTTGCGGGCGCTGATCTTCGACGCCGTCTACGACGCCTACCAGGGCGTGATCGCGTTCATCAGGGTCTTCGACGGCAGCATCAGGAAGGGCGACGAGGTCATGGTGATGTCGACCGGCAAGGTCTTCGAGGTCGACAACGTCGGCGTCTTCAGCCCCCAGCCGACGGTCGGCGACGCGCTCGGGGTCGGCCACGTCGGCTGGTTCACGGCCGGCATCAAGGACATCGCCGACACCCAGATCGGCGACACCGTCACCTCGGCGGACCGACCCACGTCGGCGCCGGTGCCCGGGTTCAAGCCCGCCACGCCGGTCGTGTTCAGCGGCCTCTACCCGACCGACAACGATGACTACCCGCGGCTGCGCGAGGCGCTGGAGAAGCTCCGGCTCAACGACGCCGCCTTCAGCTTCGAGCCGGAGACGTCCGAGGCCCTCGGCTTCGGGTTCCGCTGCGGGTTCCTCGGCCTCCTGCACGCCGACATCGTCCAGGCGCGGCTGGAGCGCGAGTTCGACCTGGCGCTCATCGCCACGGCGCCCGCCGTCGTCTACCGCGTCAAGACCACCGACGGCAAGGAGGTCGAGGTGCAGAACCCGGCCGAGCTGCCCTCGCCCGACCGCACCGTCGAGATCGCCGAGCCGTGGGTCGACCTCTCCGTGTTCCTGCCCGAGGAGTACGTGGGCGCCGCCATGGGCCTGCTCCAGGAGAAGCGGGGCGAGATGAGGGACATGGTCTACCACGGGCGGCGCGTGGAGCTGCGCTACGCCGTCCCGTTCGGCGAGATCCTCTACGACTTCCACGACCGGCTGAAGTCGCTCTCGCGCGGCTACGCCTCGATGGACTACCGGTTCACCGACTACCGGCCGGGCGACCTCGTGAAGCTCGACGTGCTGGTCAACGAGGAGAGGGTCGACGCGCTCTCGGTGATCGTGCACCGCGACAAGGCGTACGAGGTGGGCCGCAGGGTCGTCGACCGCATGGCCGAGGTCATCCCGCGCCAGATGTTCGCGATCCCCGTGCAGGCGGCGATCGGCGGGAAGATCGTGGCACGGGCCACAGTGAAGCCCTTCCGCAAGGACGTGCTGGCCAAGTGCTACGGTGGCGACATCACGCGCAAGAAGAAGCTCCTGGAGAAGCAGAAGAAGGGGAAGGCCAGGATGAAGCAGCTCGGCACCGTCGAGGTCCCGCAAGAGGCGTTCCTGGCGGTCCTAGGCGCCGAGGAGTAG
- the tilS gene encoding tRNA lysidine(34) synthetase TilS: MSLVALITAALDELMPGGRRWLVAVSGGSDSVAALRLLLEAGRDVVAGHVDHRLRPTSGDDARFVAELCDGLGVRLAATTVDVAAVARERGWNLEDAARRVRYAFLHRAAGELGADGIVVAHTRDDQAETFLRQALRGTAFPAGIPPRRGLVVRPLLGASRAELREYLVGIGQAWREDETNLDVLGQERAWLRHQVLPLLETRYPRAAPALARTAAGIADARDALMALAAQRLGTRSLSAAALARERPGLQRAAVAGLLEAAGAVPSHDLVEEAVAAVARASAGERAAPWRRDVGGGKVLRLAYGRLEVVARGTAPARGDPVAVRGPADMSAVLGGEIVPPVRPEALADLAAQRGDALVVRTRRRGDRVRLSGGTRLLSDLLVDLKVPREDRDRLRVLAADGEVFWVEGLAASPGLLDTAAKGDADWMRVALREAELAAAAGEVPVGAAVVRDGELLAAARNRTEADGDPSAHAEVLALRAAASAGDRRLEGATLYVTLEPCPMCFGAVLQTRVARVVYGADNLREGALGSVVDLRAGAFKRLPAVEGGLLAKESARLLRSFFAERRGGEHG, from the coding sequence GTGTCCCTGGTCGCGCTGATCACGGCCGCCCTCGACGAGCTGATGCCGGGCGGCAGGCGGTGGCTCGTCGCCGTCTCGGGCGGCTCCGACTCGGTGGCGGCGCTGCGGCTGCTCCTCGAGGCGGGGCGCGACGTCGTGGCGGGGCACGTCGACCACCGCCTGCGACCGACCTCGGGGGACGACGCGCGGTTCGTGGCCGAGCTCTGCGACGGCCTGGGCGTGCGACTGGCGGCGACGACCGTGGACGTGGCCGCCGTGGCGCGCGAGCGCGGCTGGAACCTCGAGGACGCCGCCAGGCGCGTGCGCTACGCGTTCCTGCACCGCGCGGCCGGGGAGCTCGGCGCCGACGGCATCGTCGTGGCCCACACGCGCGACGACCAGGCGGAGACGTTCCTGCGCCAGGCCCTGCGCGGCACCGCGTTCCCGGCGGGCATCCCGCCGCGCCGCGGGCTCGTCGTCAGGCCCCTGCTGGGGGCGAGCCGCGCCGAGCTGCGGGAGTACCTGGTCGGGATCGGCCAGGCGTGGCGGGAGGACGAGACGAACCTCGACGTGCTCGGCCAGGAGCGCGCCTGGCTGAGGCACCAGGTGCTGCCGCTCCTCGAGACCCGTTACCCGCGCGCCGCCCCTGCTCTCGCCCGCACCGCGGCGGGCATCGCCGACGCGCGCGACGCGCTCATGGCGCTGGCGGCGCAGCGCCTCGGCACGCGGAGCCTCAGCGCCGCGGCGCTGGCCAGGGAGCGCCCCGGGCTGCAGCGCGCGGCGGTGGCGGGCCTGCTCGAGGCGGCGGGCGCGGTGCCGAGCCACGACCTCGTCGAGGAGGCCGTGGCGGCCGTCGCCAGGGCGTCCGCTGGGGAGCGCGCGGCGCCCTGGCGGCGCGACGTCGGGGGCGGCAAGGTCCTGCGCCTGGCCTACGGCCGGCTCGAGGTCGTCGCCAGGGGGACCGCGCCGGCCCGCGGGGACCCCGTGGCGGTCAGGGGCCCGGCCGACATGTCAGCGGTCCTCGGCGGCGAGATCGTGCCTCCGGTGCGGCCCGAGGCGCTGGCGGACCTCGCGGCGCAGCGCGGCGACGCGCTGGTGGTCAGGACACGTCGCCGCGGCGACCGCGTCCGCCTCTCCGGCGGCACGAGGCTCCTCTCCGACCTCCTCGTCGACCTCAAGGTCCCCCGGGAGGACCGCGACCGCCTGCGCGTGCTGGCCGCGGACGGCGAGGTCTTCTGGGTCGAGGGCCTGGCGGCGTCGCCGGGCCTCCTCGACACCGCGGCCAAGGGCGACGCCGACTGGATGCGCGTGGCGCTGCGGGAGGCCGAGCTGGCGGCGGCCGCCGGCGAGGTGCCCGTGGGCGCGGCCGTCGTCAGGGACGGCGAGCTGCTGGCCGCCGCCCGCAACAGGACGGAGGCGGACGGCGACCCCAGCGCCCACGCCGAGGTGCTGGCGCTGCGCGCCGCCGCGTCCGCGGGCGACCGCCGCCTCGAGGGCGCCACGCTCTACGTGACGCTGGAGCCGTGCCCGATGTGCTTCGGCGCCGTCCTCCAGACGCGCGTCGCCCGCGTCGTCTACGGGGCCGACAACCTGCGCGAGGGAGCGCTCGGCAGCGTGGTGGACCTGCGCGCCGGCGCCTTCAAGCGCCTGCCGGCGGTCGAGGGCGGCCTGCTGGCGAAGGAGAGCGCCAGGCTGCTCAGGAGCTTCTTCGCGGAGCGGCGCGGCGGGGAGCACGGCTGA
- a CDS encoding DNA-directed RNA polymerase subunit alpha — protein MQIIPEFKAKVGPDYGEFVVEPLPRGYGVTLGNPLRRILLSSVPGTAVTSVYIEDVLHEFSTIPGVKEDVMQIILNLKELVVKLHEDDVVTLMLRAEKEGPVTAADFDVPSSAEIINPDLHIATLAKGGKLVMEVRVERGTGYVPAEVHGTKDRINSIPVDAVFTPVKRVAYRVEDTRVGQRTDLDRLLLRVWTDGSIDPRTALDHAVETLRSQLAVFNGEGTEASEEKAPVITIPSAKPTEEPPARPDQVILSLESLDLSSRVLHSLQEEGIDSVNALLALSERDLKKVGGVGEKSLEEIKERLAAKGLKLKE, from the coding sequence GTGCAAATCATCCCCGAGTTCAAGGCCAAGGTGGGACCCGACTACGGCGAGTTCGTCGTCGAGCCGCTCCCCCGCGGCTACGGCGTCACGCTCGGCAACCCGCTACGGCGCATCCTGCTGTCCTCCGTGCCGGGGACAGCGGTCACGAGCGTCTACATCGAGGACGTCCTGCACGAGTTCTCCACGATCCCCGGGGTCAAGGAGGACGTCATGCAGATCATCCTCAACCTCAAGGAGCTGGTCGTGAAGCTCCACGAGGACGACGTCGTGACGCTCATGCTCCGCGCCGAGAAGGAGGGGCCCGTCACGGCCGCCGACTTCGACGTGCCGTCGAGCGCCGAGATCATCAACCCCGACCTGCACATCGCCACCCTCGCCAAGGGCGGCAAGCTGGTCATGGAGGTCCGCGTGGAGCGCGGCACCGGCTACGTGCCGGCCGAGGTCCACGGCACGAAGGACCGCATCAACTCGATCCCGGTGGACGCCGTCTTCACGCCCGTGAAGCGCGTCGCCTACCGCGTCGAGGACACCCGCGTCGGTCAGCGCACCGACCTCGACCGCCTGCTCCTGCGCGTGTGGACCGACGGCAGCATCGACCCGCGCACCGCCCTCGACCACGCCGTCGAGACGCTCCGCAGCCAGCTCGCCGTGTTCAACGGCGAGGGCACCGAGGCCAGCGAGGAGAAGGCGCCCGTCATCACGATCCCCTCGGCCAAGCCCACCGAGGAGCCGCCCGCCCGGCCCGACCAGGTGATCCTCTCGCTCGAGAGCCTCGACCTCTCCAGCCGCGTCCTGCACTCGCTGCAGGAGGAGGGCATCGACTCCGTCAACGCCCTCCTGGCGCTCTCGGAGCGCGACCTCAAGAAGGTCGGCGGCGTGGGCGAGAAGTCGCTCGAGGAGATCAAGGAGCGGCTGGCCGCCAAGGGCCTGAAGCTCAAGGAGTAG
- the rpsM gene encoding 30S ribosomal protein S13, which produces MARIAGVDLPREKRVEAALPYIYGIGWSRSRDILAKAQVDPDTRVKDLTEVEVGRLREIIDREYKVEGDLRREVQLNIKRLMDIGCYRGLRHRRGLPVRGQSTKTNARTRKGPRRTVAGKKKAPKK; this is translated from the coding sequence ATGGCTAGGATCGCAGGGGTCGACCTCCCGCGCGAGAAGCGCGTGGAAGCGGCGCTGCCGTACATCTACGGCATCGGCTGGTCCCGCTCGCGGGACATCCTCGCCAAGGCGCAGGTGGACCCGGACACGCGGGTCAAGGACCTCACCGAGGTCGAGGTGGGGCGCCTCCGCGAGATCATCGACCGCGAGTACAAGGTCGAGGGCGACCTGCGCCGCGAGGTGCAGCTCAACATCAAGAGGCTCATGGACATCGGCTGCTACCGCGGGCTGCGCCACCGCCGCGGACTGCCGGTGCGCGGCCAGTCGACGAAGACGAACGCCCGGACGCGCAAGGGCCCCCGCCGCACCGTGGCCGGCAAGAAGAAGGCGCCGAAGAAGTGA
- a CDS encoding ATP-binding protein, whose product MAARGQTTLGAARHGAAPAGSRVATDGERRTRSPSLRTQLALVVALLALLPSLVMVVVTVFPAYRRTGALSAADVASVLAWLAAFVLMATLVGYVVSGQLLGPLLRLNRDLGHMKLVSGQLAGERLAVRPDEPQEVRALVASFNELLDEVAREQGRRAAFSAALMHDLKTPLVAAANLLSVVRDEDGLGREQRVEVMRRTALELQALIELVQKMVDAHRLERPEVPLAREEVDLRALMDLLVDRLAPLAEERGVRVEVTGQARANVDRREVERALYNLVSNAVRYAASTIRIEVFPGLVRIADDGPGLGAPLDELAQPFNDQGVSIAGKRYAAGAGGLGLFIARRVLEAHGGRLVAESSGPRGTALLAYLGPS is encoded by the coding sequence TTGGCCGCGAGGGGGCAGACCACGCTCGGCGCCGCGCGACACGGCGCCGCGCCCGCCGGCTCCCGCGTCGCCACGGACGGCGAGAGGCGGACGCGCTCGCCGAGCCTGCGCACGCAGCTCGCGCTCGTCGTCGCGCTGCTCGCGCTCCTGCCCAGCCTGGTGATGGTCGTCGTCACCGTCTTCCCGGCCTACCGGCGCACCGGGGCGCTGTCCGCCGCGGACGTCGCCAGCGTCCTCGCCTGGCTGGCCGCCTTCGTCCTCATGGCCACGCTCGTCGGCTACGTCGTGTCTGGCCAGCTCCTCGGGCCGCTGCTGCGCCTCAACCGCGACCTCGGGCACATGAAGCTGGTCAGCGGCCAGCTCGCCGGCGAGAGGCTGGCGGTGCGGCCCGACGAGCCGCAGGAGGTGAGGGCGCTCGTCGCGTCGTTCAACGAGCTGCTCGACGAGGTCGCGCGCGAGCAGGGCAGGCGCGCGGCGTTCTCGGCGGCGCTGATGCACGACCTCAAGACCCCGCTGGTCGCCGCCGCGAACCTGCTGAGCGTCGTCAGGGACGAGGACGGGCTGGGGCGCGAGCAGCGCGTGGAGGTCATGCGCCGGACGGCCCTGGAGCTGCAGGCGCTCATCGAGCTGGTGCAGAAGATGGTCGACGCCCACCGCCTCGAGCGTCCCGAGGTCCCCCTGGCGCGCGAGGAGGTCGACCTCAGGGCGCTCATGGACCTCCTCGTCGACCGCCTCGCGCCCCTCGCCGAGGAGCGCGGCGTGAGGGTGGAGGTCACGGGCCAGGCGCGCGCGAACGTCGACAGGCGCGAGGTCGAGAGGGCGCTCTACAACCTCGTGTCGAACGCCGTGCGGTACGCGGCCAGCACGATCCGCATCGAGGTGTTCCCCGGCCTGGTGCGGATCGCCGACGACGGGCCTGGCCTCGGCGCGCCGCTCGACGAGCTGGCGCAGCCCTTCAACGACCAGGGCGTGAGCATCGCGGGCAAGCGCTACGCCGCCGGGGCAGGCGGGCTGGGCCTGTTCATCGCCAGGCGGGTCCTCGAGGCGCACGGCGGACGGCTCGTCGCCGAGTCGTCTGGCCCGCGCGGCACGGCCCTGCTGGCCTACCTGGGGCCGTCGTGA
- the rpsK gene encoding 30S ribosomal protein S11: MAKAGSTKTTKKRVKRNLAEGKAFIHASYNNTIVTITDMDGNTVAWSSAGSIGYKGSKKGTPYAAQLAAADATRKAQNMGISQVDIVIRGTGSGREQAIRSIQATGVNVRTIIDDTPTPHNGCRPRKRKRP; encoded by the coding sequence ATGGCTAAGGCTGGCTCCACCAAGACCACGAAGAAGCGGGTCAAGCGCAACCTCGCGGAGGGCAAGGCGTTCATCCACGCCTCGTACAACAACACCATCGTCACGATCACCGACATGGACGGCAACACCGTGGCCTGGTCCTCGGCCGGCTCGATCGGCTACAAGGGCTCGAAGAAGGGCACGCCTTACGCCGCGCAGCTCGCCGCCGCCGACGCGACCCGCAAGGCCCAGAACATGGGCATCTCGCAGGTCGACATCGTCATCCGCGGCACCGGCTCGGGCCGCGAGCAGGCGATCAGGTCGATCCAGGCCACCGGCGTGAACGTCCGCACGATCATCGACGACACCCCGACCCCGCACAACGGCTGCCGGCCGCGCAAGCGGAAGCGCCCGTAG
- the rpsD gene encoding 30S ribosomal protein S4, which yields MGRYRGPVVKLCRREGVNLIETPKVQRYMEAHPYPPGQHGQRRRRKPSDYGVRLREKQKLRIYYNMSEKQFRNLFEEAAKAEGSTGSVFLQLLESRLDNVVYRLGIAYTRRQARQFVSHGHILVNGKRVDIPSYRLRPGDEIEVAPRAKKNPVIRANVEERRRGKLSPWLEFDPETLKGRFLHRPAREDIVVPVNELQVIEYYSR from the coding sequence ATGGGTCGCTACAGAGGACCGGTAGTCAAGCTCTGCCGCCGCGAGGGCGTGAACCTCATCGAGACGCCGAAGGTCCAGCGCTACATGGAGGCTCACCCGTACCCGCCAGGGCAGCACGGCCAGCGCCGTCGCCGCAAGCCCAGCGACTACGGGGTGCGCCTGCGCGAGAAGCAGAAGCTGCGCATCTACTACAACATGAGCGAGAAGCAGTTCCGGAACCTGTTCGAGGAGGCCGCCAAGGCCGAGGGCTCGACGGGCTCCGTGTTCCTCCAGCTCCTCGAGTCGAGGCTCGACAACGTCGTCTACCGCCTCGGCATCGCCTACACGCGCCGCCAGGCGCGCCAGTTCGTGTCGCACGGCCACATCCTCGTCAACGGCAAGCGGGTCGACATCCCGTCGTACCGCCTCCGTCCCGGCGACGAGATCGAGGTCGCGCCGCGCGCCAAGAAGAACCCGGTGATCCGCGCCAACGTCGAGGAGCGCCGCCGCGGCAAGCTCAGCCCGTGGCTCGAGTTCGACCCCGAGACGCTCAAGGGCAGGTTCCTGCACCGCCCGGCTCGCGAGGACATCGTCGTCCCCGTCAACGAGCTGCAGGTCATCGAGTACTACTCGCGTTGA
- the rpmJ gene encoding 50S ribosomal protein L36: MKVRASVKPMCDKCKVIRRHGRVYVICSVNPKHKQRQG; the protein is encoded by the coding sequence ATGAAGGTGCGGGCATCCGTCAAACCCATGTGCGACAAGTGCAAGGTCATCCGCCGGCACGGACGGGTCTACGTGATCTGCAGCGTGAACCCGAAGCACAAGCAGAGGCAGGGGTGA
- a CDS encoding phosphopentomutase, with protein MTVTLVVLDSVGVGALPDADGFGDPARGGDAGAHTLDHVVRGAGLALPNLTAMGLGNVEGVSSLPAVPDPLASFGRLREVSPGKDTTTGHWEFMGVVLQHPFRTYERFPDEVMAAFDAATGRGHLGNRPASGTEIIAELGEEHLRTGYPIVYTSADSVFQVAAHVDVVPLETLYAWCEAARRILVGEHAVARVIARPFEGPPGAFVRRGGDRRDLSLAPELPTVLDALKAAGREVVGVGKVPDIYAHRGFTREVKAGTNREGLDATLRLMGAGVNGLIMTNLVEFDSVYGHRRDLAGYAAALRAFDERLPELLAAVREGDVLMLVSDHGNDPTWYGSDHTREHGLLLAHSPGVPGRDLGTRRSFADVGATVADLLGEAWAGPGHSFAPALRRGA; from the coding sequence ATGACCGTGACCCTCGTCGTCCTCGACTCCGTGGGCGTGGGCGCGCTGCCAGACGCCGACGGCTTCGGCGACCCGGCGCGCGGCGGTGACGCCGGCGCGCACACGCTCGACCACGTGGTGCGGGGCGCCGGCCTCGCCCTCCCGAACCTCACGGCCATGGGCCTCGGGAACGTCGAGGGCGTGAGCTCGCTGCCGGCCGTGCCGGACCCGCTGGCCTCGTTCGGCCGCCTGCGCGAGGTGTCGCCCGGCAAGGACACGACGACGGGCCACTGGGAGTTCATGGGCGTCGTGCTCCAGCACCCGTTCAGGACCTACGAGCGCTTCCCGGACGAGGTCATGGCGGCCTTCGACGCCGCCACCGGCCGCGGTCACCTCGGCAACAGGCCCGCCTCGGGCACGGAGATCATCGCCGAGCTCGGCGAGGAGCACCTGCGCACCGGCTACCCCATCGTCTACACCAGCGCCGACAGCGTGTTCCAGGTCGCCGCGCACGTGGACGTCGTGCCGCTAGAGACGCTCTACGCCTGGTGCGAGGCGGCGCGGCGCATCCTCGTGGGCGAGCACGCCGTGGCCAGGGTCATCGCCCGCCCGTTCGAGGGACCTCCCGGCGCGTTCGTCCGCCGCGGCGGGGACCGGCGCGACCTCTCACTGGCGCCCGAGCTGCCCACGGTCCTCGACGCCCTGAAGGCGGCGGGACGCGAGGTCGTGGGCGTGGGCAAGGTGCCCGACATCTACGCCCACCGCGGCTTCACGCGCGAGGTGAAGGCCGGCACGAACCGCGAGGGCCTCGACGCCACGCTGCGGCTGATGGGAGCGGGCGTGAACGGGCTGATCATGACGAACCTCGTGGAGTTCGACTCCGTCTACGGCCACAGGCGCGACCTGGCGGGCTACGCCGCGGCGCTCCGCGCGTTCGACGAGCGGCTGCCCGAGCTGCTCGCCGCCGTGAGGGAGGGCGACGTGCTGATGCTGGTGAGCGACCACGGCAACGACCCGACCTGGTACGGCAGCGACCACACCCGCGAGCACGGCCTGCTCCTCGCCCACTCGCCCGGCGTGCCCGGACGCGACCTGGGCACCCGCCGGTCGTTCGCCGACGTCGGCGCCACCGTCGCCGACCTGCTCGGCGAGGCGTGGGCCGGCCCCGGCCACAGCTTCGCGCCCGCGCTGCGGCGCGGGGCGTGA
- the infA gene encoding translation initiation factor IF-1 gives MARRRSGPPRPPRENRQEETTQDTIRTEGVVLEARPNTTFLVQLDAGPEILAHVGGKMRRHYIRILPGDRVVVEISTYDPEKGRIVYRK, from the coding sequence ATGGCGCGTAGACGCTCGGGTCCCCCCAGGCCGCCACGCGAGAACCGTCAGGAAGAGACGACCCAAGACACGATCCGCACGGAAGGCGTGGTCCTGGAAGCGCGTCCCAACACGACCTTCTTGGTCCAGCTGGACGCCGGTCCCGAGATCCTTGCCCACGTAGGGGGCAAGATGCGGCGCCATTACATCAGGATCCTCCCTGGCGACAGGGTGGTCGTCGAGATCAGCACGTACGACCCGGAGAAGGGTCGCATCGTCTACCGCAAGTAG
- the rplQ gene encoding 50S ribosomal protein L17, which yields MRHLSSGRKLSRSSSHRVALARSQATALLRHGRIKTTLAKAKNLQPYVEKLITTARGGDLHARRLIAREIHDREVQRKLMNEIAPRYAQRPGGYTRVLKLTTRRGDGVQEALVELVTE from the coding sequence ATGCGTCACCTCTCAAGCGGCCGCAAGCTGAGCCGGTCGAGCAGCCACCGCGTCGCCCTGGCCCGCAGCCAGGCGACGGCGCTGCTGCGCCACGGGCGCATCAAGACCACGCTGGCCAAGGCCAAGAACCTCCAGCCGTACGTCGAGAAGCTGATCACCACGGCCCGCGGCGGCGACCTGCACGCCCGCAGGCTCATCGCCCGCGAGATCCACGACCGCGAGGTGCAGCGCAAGCTGATGAACGAGATCGCCCCGCGCTACGCGCAGCGACCCGGCGGCTACACCCGGGTCCTGAAGCTGACGACCCGCCGCGGCGACGGCGTCCAGGAGGCGCTCGTGGAGCTCGTCACCGAGTGA
- a CDS encoding response regulator transcription factor yields the protein MDEGSGAGRKVRVLVVDDHPLFRLGLSLALTAEGFEVVGEAGDGEQAVQLARSGGADLVVMDVRMPGSDGIEACARLTERPDGPVVVMLTTHDEPGVVSAARKAGARAFLSKETAPKELARMLRRVVEEPDHDWMPHVAVPELTPREAEALALLGQGYSNKAIAKAMGVSPETVKDHLERVFTKLDVRDRLTAVKRANELGLLRRG from the coding sequence ATGGACGAAGGCAGCGGCGCCGGGCGCAAGGTCCGCGTCCTCGTCGTCGACGACCACCCGCTCTTCCGCCTGGGGCTGTCCCTGGCCCTGACGGCGGAGGGGTTCGAGGTCGTCGGCGAGGCCGGCGACGGCGAGCAGGCCGTGCAGCTGGCGCGGAGCGGGGGCGCGGATCTCGTCGTGATGGACGTGCGCATGCCCGGCAGCGACGGCATCGAGGCGTGCGCCCGCCTGACCGAGCGGCCAGACGGGCCCGTCGTCGTGATGCTGACCACGCACGACGAGCCGGGCGTCGTGAGCGCCGCCAGGAAGGCGGGCGCGCGGGCGTTCCTCTCGAAGGAGACGGCCCCGAAGGAGCTGGCGCGGATGCTGCGGCGCGTGGTCGAGGAGCCGGACCACGACTGGATGCCGCACGTGGCCGTGCCGGAACTGACGCCCCGCGAGGCCGAGGCGCTCGCGCTCCTGGGCCAGGGCTACAGCAACAAGGCCATCGCCAAGGCCATGGGCGTGAGCCCCGAGACGGTGAAGGACCACCTCGAGCGCGTGTTCACCAAGCTCGACGTGCGCGACAGGCTCACGGCCGTGAAGCGGGCCAACGAGCTCGGGCTGCTGCGGCGAGGCTAG